The Halotia branconii CENA392 region ACAAAAGTTGCTAGCTCTTGCAGATGTAATTTTGTGTGCTGATTCCTTAGTACCCGAACAAATTTTGCAGATTTGTCAACAAGATGCAGAAATTATTCGGACTGCGGATAAGACTTTAGAAGAAATTGTAGCGTTGATGATCGAACGAGTGCGATCGCAACATAAATCTGTAGTTCGTCTGCATTCTGGTGATCCTAGTCTCTACAGTGCTATCCACGAGCAAATGCACCTGTTAGCAGAAGCAAACATTCCTTTTGAAGTCATCCCAGGTATTAGCGCCTTTCAAGCCGCAGCAGCCAAACTCAAAATAGAATTAACTGTCCCAGGTTTAGTCCAAACCATCATTTTGACGCGCATCAGTGGACGTACAGAAGTCCCCGCCAACGAAGAATTAGCCTCCCTCGCCGCACATCAAGCTAGCCTCTGTCTTTATCTGAGTGCG contains the following coding sequences:
- the cobM gene encoding precorrin-4 C(11)-methyltransferase — translated: MQNHFKYIKSIVYIVGAGPGDPDLLTVKAQKLLALADVILCADSLVPEQILQICQQDAEIIRTADKTLEEIVALMIERVRSQHKSVVRLHSGDPSLYSAIHEQMHLLAEANIPFEVIPGISAFQAAAAKLKIELTVPGLVQTIILTRISGRTEVPANEELASLAAHQASLCLYLSARHVENAQAKLLAHYPAETLIAICFRLGWPDEKIKVVPLKQMADCTHAEKLTRTTLYVISPALLPVTGRSRLYDPEHSHLFRSSHH